In the genome of Raphanus sativus cultivar WK10039 chromosome 9, ASM80110v3, whole genome shotgun sequence, the window AGTCGAGTGGGGTTGTGGATTAGTCGAAGAGTAGTAGAAGAAGGAGGATTGTTCTGTTCTGTTATTGACCACTGAAGCCTTGCCACGTTTTTAAGGATCTGATCCTTAAACACCCTAAGTAAGGATTCGATCCTTGGATTAtcaatttcttttattattattttatgttttttaccTAAATAAACGTGCTAAGGATTGGTCTTGGACCTCCGTTGCACATGGTCTTAGTAGTTAGAACCAATTATCATCTAAACTGCTTTTGGTAGAGGAATGCCTGAATATTCAGTAAGTTAATAAATGCTTTAGTTAACTAACGGGAAAATAAATTAGCCTCGTTGAGAAGAATATGGAGATCACTTATGACCACGTGAAGCGTTGACTTCAATTGGTTACCGACTCACCGTTTCCAGGTTTCGTGCAAACTTGTTTCGCTCTGGTCCAAGGGAGGTAGACAAGGATGGAATGAGTTCATTTACTTCTCATCTGGCAAAAACTAGTGTTGTGATATTTGATTTGGATTTAGGTATTTTGGGTTTTGACCATTTTGAGTATAAAATATAGAGATGTTTATAAcatttggtttgattttggTTCAGATATTAAACTACTagaattattataaaaaaattggattcaGTTTGTGTTCCCTTTTAAAAAGTTCGATTAATTCTACTGAAAATATTGAAGAATTAGAATTATATGTACTAAAAGTTAAAGCAATTCATATAATTTCATGTATGCAAAAGTCAATATAATTCagagtaattatatttttttgtataattttttgaacaaatttaaatatttgatatatacatattcaatttatttttaaatattgaatGATTTgatatcattaatatttttataaatataaattatattttagatatttaaatatatatctgagtttatataaattacattttagatatttaaatatatatctgGGTTTGGTTTCCATACTTTAGATATagagaaacaaaaatttataattcaaCTCAATATGTTTTATGTGTGGTTTCTATTAAAAACGCTGGCAAAACACACCAACAAAATCCAATAGCTGGTTTACTCCGAACCATACGGTTTGCTATCCGGTTTTCTAATTATTCGGTCTAATCTCTAACCACAAACAAATGTTCCAGCAACTCCATCACGGCGCACTAGAGGACCGATTTaactgtgttttttttctttcccaaaAGCTTCTTCTTATCTACAGAACAGAACAGATAGAGAGCGAGAAATCTTCAGCGTAAGAGTTACATCGGCGTGATCTCTTTCGCTGTGTAGCAAATGCCCCTCCAGTTTCGTTATCGGCTTCAATAGAATTTTCCTTGGTtcagatattaatttttttttttggttgaatttCGTTCGTCCCCGTTCATCCAAAGCAACGATTTTTATTTCTGGGTTTTCGATTCTGAATCAAACCCATATCATATATATCGCAGCTTAGTTAGGGCTTTTTACACTTTTATGTGTGTAGATGGCGAGAAACGCCAACAACAGTAGCGTGTTTCTCGAAGAATGGTTAAGAGTTGTGAGTGGAAGCAAAGTCTCTAGTAGTTTAGTGAAGCAGAGCTCCGCACCGTCTGCGAGGTCTATTATTCAAGCATGGTCCGAGATTCGCGAGTCTCTTCAAAGCCAGAAGTTCGACACACGTTATCTCCAAGCTTTGAGAGCTTTGGTCAGCTCTGAGTCCACTATCCACGTCGCTGATCCCCAAGCAAAGCTTCTTATCGCTATACTATCTTTAAAAGATGTCTCTTCTTTTCCGTACGAGTCTCGCACGCTCGTTGTCAGGCTACTGTATGTGTGGATTAGGAAAGCGTTTCGACCGTCTCAGGCGCTTGTTGGTTCCGCCGTTCAGGCTATTCGTGGAGTTGTGGATGATGATGTTGGGAGGGGTAATCTGCAGCCAGCGTTGGTAGCGCAGAGTGTTGTGGTGGCTGGTGCTTTTGCGGGTGTGCATTCTCTGTCAGGAGAGTTGAAAGTGTTGAGCTTGGAGTTGCTGTGTAGGCTTTTGGAAGAAGAGTGGTGCTGCTCACTGGTGGGATCTCGAGATGAGCTTGTCCATGTAGTGCTTGCGGGAATCGGGTATGGTTTATCATCATCCTCTTCGTCTGATGTTCATTACGTTAGGCTATTGGATTCCTTGCTCGGCTGCGTTTGGTTGAAAGGTCCTCGTGGTAGTAGTGTCACTCATGGTCTGATGGTTCTTCATTTGGTCGAGTGGGTTCTGTCAGGTTACATGAGGTCTAACTATGTCGACAAGATGTCTCTTTTTGCGAAGGAGGTACTAGAGACTTCCAAGGCAAACTACACTCCTTTTGCTGTCCTCATGGCAGCAGCGGGAGTACTGAGAGCTTCCGCGGCAGGATCCAGTGGTGGTTCACAGAATCTTGAGGTTGTTTCCAAATTTAGAAACTCAGCGGAGAAACGTTTAGAAGCCGTAGCTCAGCTTTTAGTTGCTAATGGTACTGTTACACCTCCAACCGCTCATAGAGATGATCTTCTGTTGAAGTGCTTTGCTATAGCATTGGCTCGATGTGGGTCCGTTTCTCCCTCTGCTCCTCTGCTTTTGTGCCTCGCTTCTGCATTGTTAACTCAGGTGTTCCCTTTAAGCCAGATATATGAATCTTTTGGTAACGATCCTATTGGACCAAGACTCATTTGGGTCAGGGAGCATCTTTCTGGTGTTCTCTTCAAGGAATCAGGGGCCATAACTGGGGCTTTCTGCAATCAATACGCAAAAGCAAATGAAGAGAACAAATACATTGTGGAGAATATGATTTGGGATTTCTGTCAAAACCTCTACTCACAGCACCGTCAGATTGCTCTGTTGCTTCGTGGCTTAGAAGATGCATTGCTAGGAGACATAGAGAAGATTGCAGAGTCATCTTTCCTTATGGTTGTCGTCTTCGCGCTAGCTGTTACGAAACAATGGTTGGATCCAACAGTGTCTGAAGAAAGAA includes:
- the LOC108828422 gene encoding uncharacterized protein LOC108828422; this translates as MARNANNSSVFLEEWLRVVSGSKVSSSLVKQSSAPSARSIIQAWSEIRESLQSQKFDTRYLQALRALVSSESTIHVADPQAKLLIAILSLKDVSSFPYESRTLVVRLLYVWIRKAFRPSQALVGSAVQAIRGVVDDDVGRGNLQPALVAQSVVVAGAFAGVHSLSGELKVLSLELLCRLLEEEWCCSLVGSRDELVHVVLAGIGYGLSSSSSSDVHYVRLLDSLLGCVWLKGPRGSSVTHGLMVLHLVEWVLSGYMRSNYVDKMSLFAKEVLETSKANYTPFAVLMAAAGVLRASAAGSSGGSQNLEVVSKFRNSAEKRLEAVAQLLVANGTVTPPTAHRDDLLLKCFAIALARCGSVSPSAPLLLCLASALLTQVFPLSQIYESFGNDPIGPRLIWVREHLSGVLFKESGAITGAFCNQYAKANEENKYIVENMIWDFCQNLYSQHRQIALLLRGLEDALLGDIEKIAESSFLMVVVFALAVTKQWLDPTVSEERKMETSVKILVSFSCVEYFRHIRLPEYMETIREVISCVQENDATCVSFVESIPAYASLTNPKGLRNQYEWSRDDVQTSRILFYLRVIPTCIGRLSASAFGRVVASTMFLYIGHPNRKVARASHTLFVAFLSSAKETEEDERNQLKEDLVFYYMERSLEVYPEITPFEGLASGVAALTRHLPAGSPSIFYSVHTLVEKASTFNTEGKKSDPGNQILDLLLRLVSLVDIQVLPYLMKSLAQLIIMLPKERQNMVLGELYGQVAESDDVIRKPSLVSWLQSLNYLCSNNRTQDAASGLTIDTSNQLAARL